TCGAACAATGCGATTTTGGCGTTTCTCGAAGTGTCACGGCGGCTAAATTCGCAAGAGCTTGATCAAGCCTATGAGCAAGCCGATGAGATTCCGTTAGAGAACATTCCCACGCTGATTACGCAGCTTGAAGCGCAGATGAAAGATGCCGCGAAGAAGATGGAATTCGAGGAAGCAGCGAAATATCGCGACAAGATCAAGCATTTGCGCGATAAGTTGCTAGGAAATCATAATTAGTCGTTAGCTTCGTTCATTAATTCGGACAGCCCGCTAAGTTCTCTATCCTGCAGAGTTTAGTGGGCTTTAAGCCATTGACAATGCAGCGAATCAAACTGCATCAACTAAACCAAATTAATCCAGCCACGATCGCAACCCCCGCCACCAACGCCACCCAAATAAACCCGTTGTCTTTGGTATTCACCTGGCTCAGATCCACCTCTTCCGGCACGATCGAGGGCTTTTTCTCCACCCGCTTACGAGGTGCTGTTGGTGCAAACTTCGATCGACCAAAATCTCGATCCGACTCGTTTTCCTCGATCGCCGCCAAATCTGGAATCTGCGTTAACCATTCGGGGCGCGTTTTCAGTCGCGGCGCTTCGAGAATATACAGTAATCGTTTTCCCTGCCTGCGCGTAGTTAAGTCCGGATGCTGACAGGCTTTGCGGCACAAAGTTAGCGCTTCAGTTCTTTGACCTGCCGCTTCGTAAGCGGTAACGAGCCAAATTTGCATTTCACCGCCCAGTTTTGAACCCGGTTCGACTAGAGCATTCGATCGCTCTAAATACATTACCGCCTGCCGATAATCGCCCCGCTCAAACGCCGTTTTTCCGGCTTGATATTCTCGTACTGCAAGGTCACGCTGTTCTGTCGTCATGCTGAAAAGATCAATACGCCTACTTTTTAGGGTATCGAAAATCAGTCTAGGTGTTCGACCCAGTTTCCGGGCCGGGTTGCAGTTCGGCGGGAAGGTCTGCATTCTCGACCGAAGCTCGAATCGCTTGCGGCTCTCCCCAAGCAACTTGCTCTAATAGGGTTCGTGCGGCTCCTAAGTTCTGCCCTTGAGCATCGAACAGTTCTGCCCAACCATCGTCGCCATCGGTGCTCACATTCACCGCAAAAATGTCTTGATTCTGAATCTTCTCTTTTGAAACGGAGACCGAACCCCAATCTGCTGATTCAACTTGGTCGAAATAGTAATCGTAGGCTTCTAAAACCGATCGTGGCAGCGACGATCGTACCGTTTCATCGCTTAAATCTATTGGCATCATAGAACTGGCTTGAAGCGACTGAACGCCTGCTTCTTCAGCCTTATAGGTTGCGGCTCTTTTGTTCGCCCAAAGCTCTCGAATCGTTTCAGCTCGATCGCTCATCGTTTCATCCTGATTCATTCAGCAGCCTCAATCATGCTAATAACTCATCCACAGAAACGCTAAATCCCTGCAATACTTTCTGAGTGGTTACAGTTTCGCCCAACGTTTTTAGAACTTGACGGTCTGCTGTAATCACTAAAACATACTGACTTTCTGGAAACACAAGCCAGACTTCCTGACACTGAGACGCTAAGTATTCACGAACTTTGGTAAAAACTTCTTCCGCCTCATCAGTCGGAGAAATAATTTCAGCGATCAGTAGAAAGCTGTGAGGCAGAACCTTGAAATTTCCATGTTGAGCCACGAGCGCAGGTGAAAGGTAAGCAACATCCGGGCATCGGACTCTACCAACCGTTCGACAAGGCGTTTCCGTGTAGACTTCTCCTCCTTGCTGGCTAGATTCCTGATAGTTCCCCCAATACCGAGCGAGCCTAGCTTGAATTCGTCCTGTCTTTGCGCTCATCTCTTTCTTCTCGAATATCTGTCCGTCGATCCATTCGGCATGGTCGATCGGGTTCTCTAAGAACACTTCGAGCGAAATTGAGGAAGCAGCGGCGATCGACATCTTTCTTCTCCTGATTAGCTAATCTCACTATCCCAGCTTGGATTGCGCTTGATCATGATTTCGCGCTTATCAAGCATCGTGATCAACGCAGGCAGATCTGGCGATGCTTTACGGGTCAGCCCTAATTCTGCAACCGCTTGATTACAAGTTTTACCCTCCGTCATGCGGTAGGCGATTTCTTCAATCTCTGCCCAGGTTAAGTCACTTTGCACAAACGCTTTAGCTATCACGTTCAGTAAACTTTCCCAACGGTTGCCCTCAGCCTTGGTCATCATCGTATGTGGAATGTTGAGGGCACGATCGAAGCAGTAGTACCAAGTCTTCGGTTGGCGCGGTAAAAGGTTTTCAACCAGGGTTTCGTGATCCGGATTGCTCACGGCGCGATCGGTTTCGGTGGAAATCACAAACATCGGCGGAGAAGCGGCAGTTCTCGATCGCTTCAACACCTCGCTGCCGATGTCGAGAAACACTCGCAGATCCGGAAACGTGAAGCCTTTGTAGCCGATCGGCTCTCCGGGTTCATCGGTCTGCCACTCAAAATAAGTGTTCAGCACTTTGACAAACAAATCGATGACTTTATTACTGCTGCTGAGATACGCCGCGAAGAGTAGAGCGCGATCGATTTGGCTGGCTTTTTCCAGTGCCAACCATGCCGCCAACGTTCCGCCGCCCGAAAGTCCACCGACCACAACTTCATTTCCGAAGCTCTGAGCATGGCGCAACCACGAGAGCGCAAATTGCTTGTAAACCTCTGCATCTTCTGGCAACGGGGGCGGATTTTTCCCGTTCCAATCGCCTGCCCGACCATGCCCCGGCAAGCGTGGAATGATCACGTTATAGCCTGCCTGATAAAACGCCCTGCCCATCGGCAGAAACTGATAAGGAGCCGCTGTAAACCCGTGAAAGAATAAACACACTTTCGGAGTCGGTGCAGAATGCAGCAAAAACTGCGATCGACATCCCTCATTCCGTACTGGAAGCCGATTTTCTTGCAGTCTCGTCTGTAAAGGCAGCGAATTAGCGGAAACAGAATAGCCGATTTGGGTGAAAAAATTAGGCATGGCAACAGACAGGCAAACGATCGATTCAAGAGTGCGCGTCTCTACATCATGAATTCTGAACCCACAATCATCGATCCAGTGCCTTCATCGGTGAAGATTTCGAGCAATAGCGAATGCGGCATCCGTCCATCGACAATGTGTGCCGCTTTCACCCCTTGTGCTAGCGATCGTACACAACAATTCACCTTCGGAATCATTCCCCCCGAAACGACCCCTTCATCGATTAGTTTTCGTGCCTTCTGGATGTCGAGACGCGGAATCAGCGTAGACGGGTCTTTGTAGTCGCGCAGAATGCCTGCGGTATCGGTGAGCAAAATTAATTTCTCAGCGCCCAATGCTGCTGCAATCTCACCCGCAACCGTATCAGCATTAATGTTATATGCTTGTCCGAATTCATCGGCTGACACACTCGAAACGACGGGAATATGACCATCTTTCACTAGCGTTTCGAGAATCTGAGGATTCACCCGTGTCACTTCTCCGACAAAGCCAATCCCTTCTTCGTCACTCGGACGCGCTTCAAACAGTCCGCCATCTTTGCCGCACAATCCTACAGCAGAACCCCCCGCTTGATTGATCAGCGCCACAATTTCTTTGTTAACGCGACCAACTAACACCATTTCCACGACATCCATTGTGGGGGCATCGGTGACACGCAAGCCATTCTTGAACTGAGCTTCGATGCCTAATTTATCCAGCCATGAGTTGATCTCAGGCCCACCGCCATGTACCAGAATCGGACGCAGCCCCACACACGCCATAAACACTACATCGCGAATCACTTTTTCTTTGAGGGTGCTGTCCTTCATTGCTGCACCGCCGTATTTCACCACGATCGTGCGGCCACTGAACTGCTGAATGTAGGGGAGGGCTTCGCTGAGAATACGGACACGAGTTTCTGCCGAGTTGTCGTGAGATTCGCTGGGGTTGAGCATGGAACCAATCTTAAAGTGCAACTATTCTGATTTACGATCGCGTACTTTAACACCCGCAGATCGTGATCTAGATTACCTTTTGGTACAACTTAATCTTTTTTTGCTTAAAGCTGCCGCATGACTTGAGGCAAGAAGGCGGGCGGAAGTTGCGATAGGGCTTGGGTTTGTCCCTGAATTCCTTCTCGCTCATAGATAGCTTTAACGATTTGACTAAATTGCGCGATCGCACTCGATTGAAAGTCGGGATGAGTTCCCCAGCCTTGAGCGGCATAAACTTGATGCCGGAGTGCGTGGTGTAAAAACTTCGTGCGCTCTGCAAGCTCTAATTCACACTGGGTATCGATCGCGGTTTGATAATAGGCAAGCCCGATATGGTGATGGGTGGCAGAAATGTCAAAGCTCAAAGGCGGCGCGTGATCGGTACTGGCAGCAGCAAGATATTGCACTGCACTGAGAGCTTCTTGATAGGCATCGATCGCGCACAGCAGGTAGATTGATCGCTCTTCGCTCTGCGTCGATTCTTGACTCGCAAGATGCCAGTAAGCCGTGCCGAGGTTATTTTGCGTAGCAGCATAAGCAAGCGGGGCAGCTTCAAGGGTGCGATAAATCAAAGCAACCCGATAGGCACCGATCGCTAACTGTAAAAACTCTTCTGCTTTTGCGAGTGCTTCTACCGCTTGTTCACAGCGCGATAGGTTCCAATACGCAGTGCCGAGATTGTTTTGCAGCATCGCATAATGAAGCGGTTCCTGCTCTGGTGTGTAGTAACGGAGCGCTTCGTTGTAGGCATCAACTGCAGATTGCAGATTGAGCATTGGGGATTGATGCTGCGCTAAGTTCCAAAATGCGGTGCCTAAGTTATTCTGGGTGGCAGCGTAGCGAGCGGGGTCAGTTTCAAACGATCGATACTGAATCGAAGCTTGATACGCCATGACTGCGGCTCGCAAATTCTCTTCCGGTGATTGCTGACTCGCTAGATCGCTGTACACAGAACCCAGATTATTCTGAATCATTGCGTAGGTTTGCGGCTGAATCTCCGGACTCGTGCGATCGAGGGCAAACTGATACGCTTTCAGCGCTTTCTCCAAATTCGTAACCGCTGAACCACTGCCGCTTCGCGCTTTGATCCAGTACAAATTGGCAATGTCGTTGAGCAGGTCGGGCACTTCGTCCGATTTCATATCGACCAGCTTCAGCGCTTGCTCATAAGCGCGAATCACGATCGTTAAAGATTGAGCCGCAGGACGACTCGGATCGAGACGATCGCGATACCAGTCTCCGAGTTGGCGATACAGGGCTGCGATCGCGTCCGCAGACGATCGCGCTTGATGCAACTCTTCGATCTGGTGCAGAATTCGCAGGGGTTCTGTATCAGGATGATTGGATTCTAGAACCTGAGCCAGTGCCGTTTGATCGTCGAGATCGATCGTCTGCATCACCGCTGCCAGCACAAAGTCTGTCAGATCAGAATCGAGCTTAAATTTGCGGTAGCCGTTCGATGTTCCGCTGGTGCTTGGCGGCGTGAGATTTTGCCCGAATGGATCACCTTCAAACTCAAATAAACCCGTGTGCCACTGCCAGAATTCAGGTGCAGATTGTTGAATGGCTCGACACCAAGGGCGCGTGACCCACAAAACCAGATTGAAGTCTAGCGTTGGGATTTGCTGAGCGATCGTCGAGAGCGAGTTCAAGAAGATGCGCTGAATATAAACAGATTGACGGGTTAAGCGATCGATGCCCGTCACTTGAACACTCAGCGTGCCGATTCTGGCTGCAGGCTGCTGCTGAATCTGTTCGAGAACATCAGGATTGTCTAAATTCAGCCCAAAACTGGTAAAGCAGGTCGTGCTACCGTTCTGGAGCGGGTCGGTTGTAATGTCCGCTTCAAGCTGAGCCGCAAACTGATTCCGCAGCGCGCTATCATCACAAACGGCAATCAAAACCTGCCGACGCAGATTCAGACTCAACGCCAGCCGTAAGCGGACATAGATCTGTTGGTTCAGGGTTGATGAACCTGGAGAGATGATCTCAGTCACAGGAATTTCTTGGGCGGAGTGACGATCGACAGCCGACATCAGCATTATCAAAGAGCGCCTGTCAAGCGCAGTATAAACGAGATACTGATTTCTTCGTCGAGTTTGGGTGATGCTCAGGATAAAACTGAGGCGGATGCAAAGATAGAATTCCTCAAATCTTCACGAAAAAACCAGGTAACTCATTCGATCAAGCGACCTGGCTCATTCAGATTACTGTAACGCAAGCTTTTTCGACTGTCTTAGGAAACGGCGATCGCGACAGCCATCAAACCACCAATCAAAATCGCGCCGCCAATCGCCAGAAAGATGTAGTTGCGCTTTTGGTTTTGGGTCGGCGGTTCTGCCTCGTACATCTTCGGCTCGATCGCAAAATTATTCAGCAAGCCACCCTCTTCCTTGACGTATCGCATGAGCAAATTTTCCCGTAGTGTTTTGTTAACTTTAACAAGCTGAGGGTAACTGCTCTCAATCTTAGGTATGAAAATTTAATATTTTGAGCGGCTCATTCCTTCAGCGTTTTTAGCAGAGTGGTTGGACGAGCGGCTTGCACGTTGGTGTACAGGTGTGGGTAATGCACAAAAATATAGTGCTCGTATTCGTACCAGTGCATATCACTCTTTTCTTGGTTACACAGTTGACAAATCACCCACAAATTATGGAAATTCATCGATAACCAAGGATATTGAGCGCGTGGCAGTTTGTGATCGATCGTTTTGCCGCCTCTGGTATTGAATTTGCGATCGCAAATGGGACAGTACAGATCCGAGTGTTCGTGTACCCAGTCACGGCTTGCTTGAGTCGTGCCGCATTCGTAGTCGCCATTGATGTACCGCCAGTAGTCGAATTTGCAGTAATTTTCAAAATCCTGTGCAGTGAGCTTGTGATATCGCTTTTTACCTATTTTGTCTGCTTGCTTGAATAATGCTTCTAGATTTTGATCTTCCACAGCATTTCTCACTAGGATTTGAGAGTTTTATAGGTTTTCTGGTTTGACTTCCTGCGGGATTTTTTTGAGAAGTCGATCGATTCAATTTCTGTATCTGGAAATTGTCGATCGATTTCGTCTGAAATTTCGTTTACGATTTCGGATAACTCTTGATTAAATGCTGCGATCTCTTGGGTGGTTTGATATTTATTGCCGATGCGATCGCACCCATCAAACACAAAACCTGAGCCAAAGCACTATGTCTTCGACTCAGGTTCATCTAAATCAAAAAGAAATTAAGCGTTTATTCTGCCCGTCATGGGAGAACTGGCGCTCGCGTAGGCTTTCACCGGAATTCTGCCCGCTTGATATGCCAACCGTCCGGCAACCGTGGCAAGATTCATCGCCTGTGCCATTGCTGCGGGATTTGCGGCTTGTGCGATCGCGGTATTAATCAATAGCGCATCGGCTCCCATTTCCATCGCTTGCGCCGCTTCGCTTGGTGTCCCGATTCCGGCATCGACGACCACCGGAATTTTCGCATTCTCGATAATGATTTGAATATTAGCGGTGTTGCGAATGCCTTGACCAGAGCCGATCGGCGATCCTAACGGCATCACAGTGGCACATCCGGCTTCTTCGAGCCGCTTTGCCAAGAGTGGATCAGCATTGATGTAAGGGAGAACCGCAAAGCCTTCTTTTACCAACTGTTCAGCCGCTTCGAGAGTGCCGATCGGATCAGGCAAAAGATACTTCGTGTCGGGAATCACTTCGAGCTTGACGAAATTATTGTCTTCTTGTCCCAAAAGCTTCGCCATTTCTCGCCCCAATCTTGCCACGCGGATTGCGTCTTCTGCGGTCTGACAGCCTGCGGTATTTGGCAACATCCAAATTTTGCTCCAGTCGATCGCTTCTGCGAGTCCTTCATGTCCCGGTGCATTCGTTTGCACTCGTCGGACTGCAACCGTGACGATTCCACAGCCACTCGCTGCAATACTCTGACGCATTTCATCAAAATTGCGATATTTTCCAGTGCCCGTCATCAGGCGAGAGTGGAATTTACGCCCCGCAATGATCAAATCATCGTCTAAGGATTTTTCTAGGGGCTTGTCTAAAGTTTGCATATCTTGTCGCCTCGATCGCGTACTGGTTGCGGATTTTCATTATGCCGAAAATCGCACCTCCCCAACCTTGAGAAATTGCGAATTCTACGCTAATGATTTTTCTCTTGGTCGATCGCGATTTGAATGTCCTGTATGTTTTGCATTTCTAATTGAATCGTGACCAATGAAACGGTTGGAGCCGAGAATCATTTCCAGTAAGAACGAATTGCGCGATCGCGCTTGCTGTCACCGGAGCCATTAAGATTCCGTTGCGATAATGTCCGGTTGCAAGCGTTAAATTTGCATACGGACTTGAACCTAGTATTGGCAGTTCATCCGGTGTCGCCGGACGAAAACCATACCAAGTTTCTTCTAGTGTAAAGTGCTGAATCGGAGGATAAAGACGAATGGCATTGGAGAGTAATTGGTGAACACCGATCGCCGTATTTCCTGGCTGAAATCCCACATTCTCGCTGGTTGCACCGATCACAATTCGTCCATCCTGGCGCGGCACAATGTAAGATTCTTCGCCGAATAGAACTTTTTGGAGCGGTAAATTTTCGGGATGGGGAACCCGCACCGATAGCATTTGTCCTTTTCGGGGAAACACCGGAATCGGTAATAGCTCCTGTGACCAGGCTCCGGTTGCCAGAATGTAGAGATCGGCTTTCCAACTGCCTTGATTGGTTTCGAGATGCGTAATATTTGAGTCCCCCGCAAACCGCTCAACGTGAATCCCCGTTCTG
This genomic window from Cyanobacteria bacterium FACHB-DQ100 contains:
- a CDS encoding Uma2 family endonuclease; translation: MSIAAASSISLEVFLENPIDHAEWIDGQIFEKKEMSAKTGRIQARLARYWGNYQESSQQGGEVYTETPCRTVGRVRCPDVAYLSPALVAQHGNFKVLPHSFLLIAEIISPTDEAEEVFTKVREYLASQCQEVWLVFPESQYVLVITADRQVLKTLGETVTTQKVLQGFSVSVDELLA
- a CDS encoding alpha/beta fold hydrolase; this translates as MPNFFTQIGYSVSANSLPLQTRLQENRLPVRNEGCRSQFLLHSAPTPKVCLFFHGFTAAPYQFLPMGRAFYQAGYNVIIPRLPGHGRAGDWNGKNPPPLPEDAEVYKQFALSWLRHAQSFGNEVVVGGLSGGGTLAAWLALEKASQIDRALLFAAYLSSSNKVIDLFVKVLNTYFEWQTDEPGEPIGYKGFTFPDLRVFLDIGSEVLKRSRTAASPPMFVISTETDRAVSNPDHETLVENLLPRQPKTWYYCFDRALNIPHTMMTKAEGNRWESLLNVIAKAFVQSDLTWAEIEEIAYRMTEGKTCNQAVAELGLTRKASPDLPALITMLDKREIMIKRNPSWDSEIS
- the argB gene encoding acetylglutamate kinase, with the protein product MLNPSESHDNSAETRVRILSEALPYIQQFSGRTIVVKYGGAAMKDSTLKEKVIRDVVFMACVGLRPILVHGGGPEINSWLDKLGIEAQFKNGLRVTDAPTMDVVEMVLVGRVNKEIVALINQAGGSAVGLCGKDGGLFEARPSDEEGIGFVGEVTRVNPQILETLVKDGHIPVVSSVSADEFGQAYNINADTVAGEIAAALGAEKLILLTDTAGILRDYKDPSTLIPRLDIQKARKLIDEGVVSGGMIPKVNCCVRSLAQGVKAAHIVDGRMPHSLLLEIFTDEGTGSMIVGSEFMM
- a CDS encoding tetratricopeptide repeat protein; this encodes MLMSAVDRHSAQEIPVTEIISPGSSTLNQQIYVRLRLALSLNLRRQVLIAVCDDSALRNQFAAQLEADITTDPLQNGSTTCFTSFGLNLDNPDVLEQIQQQPAARIGTLSVQVTGIDRLTRQSVYIQRIFLNSLSTIAQQIPTLDFNLVLWVTRPWCRAIQQSAPEFWQWHTGLFEFEGDPFGQNLTPPSTSGTSNGYRKFKLDSDLTDFVLAAVMQTIDLDDQTALAQVLESNHPDTEPLRILHQIEELHQARSSADAIAALYRQLGDWYRDRLDPSRPAAQSLTIVIRAYEQALKLVDMKSDEVPDLLNDIANLYWIKARSGSGSAVTNLEKALKAYQFALDRTSPEIQPQTYAMIQNNLGSVYSDLASQQSPEENLRAAVMAYQASIQYRSFETDPARYAATQNNLGTAFWNLAQHQSPMLNLQSAVDAYNEALRYYTPEQEPLHYAMLQNNLGTAYWNLSRCEQAVEALAKAEEFLQLAIGAYRVALIYRTLEAAPLAYAATQNNLGTAYWHLASQESTQSEERSIYLLCAIDAYQEALSAVQYLAAASTDHAPPLSFDISATHHHIGLAYYQTAIDTQCELELAERTKFLHHALRHQVYAAQGWGTHPDFQSSAIAQFSQIVKAIYEREGIQGQTQALSQLPPAFLPQVMRQL
- a CDS encoding ssl1498 family light-harvesting-like protein produces the protein MRYVKEEGGLLNNFAIEPKMYEAEPPTQNQKRNYIFLAIGGAILIGGLMAVAIAVS
- a CDS encoding HNH endonuclease; the encoded protein is MRNAVEDQNLEALFKQADKIGKKRYHKLTAQDFENYCKFDYWRYINGDYECGTTQASRDWVHEHSDLYCPICDRKFNTRGGKTIDHKLPRAQYPWLSMNFHNLWVICQLCNQEKSDMHWYEYEHYIFVHYPHLYTNVQAARPTTLLKTLKE
- a CDS encoding thiazole synthase; the encoded protein is MQTLDKPLEKSLDDDLIIAGRKFHSRLMTGTGKYRNFDEMRQSIAASGCGIVTVAVRRVQTNAPGHEGLAEAIDWSKIWMLPNTAGCQTAEDAIRVARLGREMAKLLGQEDNNFVKLEVIPDTKYLLPDPIGTLEAAEQLVKEGFAVLPYINADPLLAKRLEEAGCATVMPLGSPIGSGQGIRNTANIQIIIENAKIPVVVDAGIGTPSEAAQAMEMGADALLINTAIAQAANPAAMAQAMNLATVAGRLAYQAGRIPVKAYASASSPMTGRINA
- the thiO gene encoding glycine oxidase ThiO; its protein translation is MNCREIIVIGGGIIGVAIAIELKSRGAAVTVLCRDFAEAATHAAAGMLAPQAEEIPPSPMLDLCLESRALYPDWIHKLESLTGLNAGYWACGILAPRYEYSEAGNWLDRSTLLTHQPDLSDEVLGGYWFPEDAQVDNRALAKVLWMAAQELGIEVRTGIHVERFAGDSNITHLETNQGSWKADLYILATGAWSQELLPIPVFPRKGQMLSVRVPHPENLPLQKVLFGEESYIVPRQDGRIVIGATSENVGFQPGNTAIGVHQLLSNAIRLYPPIQHFTLEETWYGFRPATPDELPILGSSPYANLTLATGHYRNGILMAPVTASAIAQFVLTGNDSRLQPFHWSRFN